The proteins below are encoded in one region of Fimbriimonadaceae bacterium:
- a CDS encoding PQQ-like beta-propeller repeat protein has protein sequence MRILVSLVLLASSVAWAQLADWPVAVGGNPSRNGLSAVDGPTAPNLVWTGGLSAVIAQQGVAEGDNFVVARIFNLNDVLQGTAICCYRVSDGTQLWQKSLPVDNAATDWRNKVSAVRNGVVYATRAGNTNGSPLYALRISDGSVIWRSADLVDESSTESLSFTPDDDIIAGNFTNVKRIRASDGTTAWTINRASPTSDGSSVAVFGNRGYTWEAGAQGPRVVALDLANGTIRFRSPGIVGGIVQQVGLFVGRDGTVYAPRTQNNPVTDFLVAFQDTGSDFLEKWRFPMGYAPFASHAVGPDGSIYAYARSNPPTIVRLDPTSGAVLSASPAINTDFFQPRIAVDAAGRVFFTNGGFSQGAVYSFNPDLSLRWTAAVPNVNLGGPVICADGTLIVCGTGTNIRAYRDPQDTLPSEFQIFRGALESGGLQELLRSDDTYLTVRNGPVLNLQEAPIAVDVRSVSPSASPSSFEFTLETRVSTTGLLQETLLYDWSQGRFVLLDSRAATAVDTVVTVPVANPAPYIEAGTRRIAARVQFRKTGPTQANAFRAFYDRLAWRIR, from the coding sequence GTGAGGATCTTGGTTTCACTTGTCTTGCTGGCCTCTTCGGTCGCCTGGGCGCAGCTGGCCGATTGGCCGGTCGCCGTCGGCGGCAATCCGTCCCGGAACGGGCTGTCGGCGGTGGACGGGCCGACCGCTCCGAACCTCGTCTGGACGGGCGGCCTCTCCGCCGTCATAGCCCAGCAGGGAGTGGCGGAAGGGGACAACTTCGTCGTCGCGCGAATTTTCAACCTGAACGACGTGCTCCAGGGCACCGCGATCTGTTGCTACCGGGTCAGCGACGGGACCCAGCTCTGGCAGAAGAGCCTCCCCGTCGACAACGCCGCGACCGACTGGAGGAACAAGGTCAGCGCCGTCCGGAACGGGGTCGTCTACGCCACTCGCGCGGGGAACACGAACGGTTCGCCCCTCTATGCCCTGCGCATCAGCGACGGGAGCGTCATCTGGAGGTCTGCGGACCTCGTCGACGAGTCATCGACCGAGAGCCTTTCCTTTACGCCGGACGACGACATCATCGCAGGAAACTTCACAAACGTGAAGCGGATCCGCGCGAGCGATGGGACGACCGCCTGGACGATAAATCGGGCCTCGCCGACCAGCGACGGGTCCAGCGTGGCCGTCTTCGGCAACCGGGGCTATACGTGGGAAGCCGGTGCCCAAGGCCCGAGAGTCGTGGCGCTGGACCTGGCCAACGGCACGATCCGCTTCCGCTCGCCCGGGATCGTCGGGGGCATCGTCCAACAGGTCGGCCTCTTTGTGGGCCGAGACGGAACCGTCTACGCTCCCCGGACGCAGAACAACCCCGTGACCGACTTCCTGGTCGCCTTCCAGGACACGGGCTCTGACTTCCTCGAGAAGTGGCGGTTCCCGATGGGCTATGCCCCTTTCGCAAGCCACGCGGTCGGCCCGGACGGGTCGATTTATGCCTATGCCCGGTCGAACCCGCCGACCATCGTCCGCCTGGACCCGACTTCCGGGGCGGTTCTCTCGGCTTCGCCCGCCATCAACACCGACTTCTTCCAGCCCCGGATCGCGGTCGATGCGGCCGGCCGTGTCTTCTTCACGAACGGAGGCTTTAGCCAAGGGGCGGTGTACTCGTTCAACCCAGACCTGAGCCTGCGCTGGACCGCAGCGGTCCCGAACGTGAACCTCGGCGGGCCGGTCATCTGTGCCGATGGCACGCTCATCGTCTGCGGAACTGGGACGAACATCCGCGCTTATCGCGACCCGCAGGACACGCTTCCAAGCGAGTTCCAGATCTTTCGCGGGGCCTTGGAGTCGGGCGGCCTCCAGGAGCTGTTGCGTAGCGACGACACTTATCTGACCGTTCGGAACGGCCCCGTGCTGAACTTGCAGGAGGCCCCGATCGCCGTGGACGTCCGCTCGGTCTCGCCGAGCGCCAGCCCCTCGTCCTTTGAGTTCACTCTCGAGACCCGCGTCTCGACGACCGGTCTCCTCCAGGAAACCTTGCTCTACGATTGGTCTCAGGGGCGCTTTGTGCTCCTGGACAGCAGGGCGGCAACCGCCGTCGACACCGTCGTGACCGTTCCGGTCGCGAACCCGGCGCCTTATATCGAGGCAGGGACGAGGCGGATCGCCGCCCGCGTCCAGTTCCGAAAGACGGGCCCGACGCAGGCCAACGCGTTCCGGGCGTTCTACGACCGCCTTGCGTGGCGCATCCGGTAA
- the greA gene encoding transcription elongation factor GreA: protein MANDVTLSREGYERLKAELEELKSVERARIADNIREAKSHGDLRENAMYHEAKLNQKRLEGRIADLEHVLQVAKVVDTGEHDSDVAHMGSKVTVKDLEWGDEIQFTLVGAFEADPANDLISVSSPLGEALVGHPVGAEVQFETPAGPQKYKILAIEPASAG from the coding sequence ATGGCGAACGACGTGACCCTCTCCCGGGAAGGCTACGAACGGTTGAAGGCAGAGCTGGAAGAGCTGAAGTCGGTCGAGCGCGCCCGGATCGCGGACAACATTCGCGAGGCCAAGAGCCACGGGGACCTGCGCGAGAACGCAATGTACCACGAGGCAAAGCTCAACCAAAAGAGGCTGGAGGGGCGGATCGCCGACCTCGAGCACGTGCTTCAGGTCGCGAAGGTGGTCGATACGGGCGAGCACGACTCAGACGTCGCCCACATGGGTTCGAAGGTGACGGTCAAAGACCTTGAATGGGGCGATGAGATCCAGTTCACGCTGGTCGGCGCCTTCGAGGCAGACCCTGCGAACGATCTGATCTCGGTCTCCTCGCCTCTGGGCGAGGCGCTGGTCGGCCACCCAGTCGGGGCCGAAGTCCAGTTCGAGACCCCTGCCGGCCCCCAGAAGTACAAGATCCTGGCGATCGAGCCCGCCAGCGCAGGCTGA
- a CDS encoding DUF1800 domain-containing protein, with the protein MAKGLESLHDSSESQGEMGRRRLFSMGALAVGSSIASAMGREDPAPAPAPPPGTPNPGVYKNWTDPALRLARRITQGMDADTASQAKQLGYDRFLSQQINFSAIDDSACENVVKQKWPRVLLPIGALKNFNDDWVTSQQVAEATIYRSIYSKRQLFQRMVEFWVDHFNVWIDAVPGPIFATYNYDRIRRNAMGNFKTLLRSVAFSPAMLHYLNADRNFCSNPNVNFARELMELHTISSSGGYTPQDIVSVALAFTGWRWEWDRNKKTYGTFKFEMDAHAIGAKVVLGEVIPGGMREEGERVLDILAAHPNCAKFITAKLCRWFLGEDAPQTVLDAAAAAFTRTGGDIKTVLRTILAQDNVVRSAPRYKRPYHLFINGLRSSKAALTGDMWTFRVGHLERAGHAPFQWETPDGYPDRFEFWSDAALPRINFALNLANNRIWGMTCDIPAMIGADRDPDRVRDILNFAYFGGEMSTVDRDALEQFLRGGLLTDERLRGAAALCMASPSFQWY; encoded by the coding sequence TTGGCCAAAGGCCTTGAGAGCCTTCACGACTCCTCCGAGTCGCAGGGCGAGATGGGCCGAAGACGACTTTTCTCGATGGGAGCCCTGGCGGTGGGCTCCTCAATCGCGTCGGCCATGGGCCGCGAGGATCCGGCCCCTGCGCCGGCGCCACCCCCTGGGACGCCGAACCCGGGAGTCTACAAGAACTGGACGGACCCGGCCCTGCGCCTCGCACGCCGGATCACCCAGGGCATGGACGCGGACACGGCCAGCCAGGCCAAGCAACTTGGCTACGACCGCTTCTTGAGCCAGCAGATCAACTTCAGCGCGATCGACGACAGCGCGTGCGAGAACGTGGTGAAGCAGAAGTGGCCGCGGGTCCTCCTGCCGATCGGCGCCCTGAAGAACTTCAACGATGACTGGGTGACCAGCCAGCAGGTCGCCGAAGCCACGATCTACCGGTCGATCTATTCGAAGCGGCAGCTCTTCCAGCGCATGGTGGAGTTCTGGGTGGACCACTTCAATGTCTGGATCGACGCGGTGCCCGGCCCGATCTTTGCAACATACAATTACGACCGGATCCGCCGGAACGCGATGGGGAACTTCAAGACCCTGTTGCGCTCTGTGGCGTTCAGCCCGGCGATGCTGCACTACCTGAACGCGGACCGGAACTTCTGCAGCAATCCCAACGTCAACTTCGCCCGCGAGCTCATGGAGCTGCATACGATCAGCTCGAGCGGGGGGTACACGCCCCAGGACATCGTGAGCGTGGCCCTGGCGTTCACCGGCTGGCGCTGGGAGTGGGACAGGAACAAGAAAACGTACGGCACGTTCAAGTTCGAAATGGACGCCCACGCGATCGGCGCGAAGGTCGTCCTGGGCGAGGTCATTCCGGGAGGCATGCGCGAGGAAGGCGAGCGCGTCTTGGACATCCTAGCCGCCCATCCCAACTGCGCCAAGTTCATCACGGCCAAGCTGTGCCGCTGGTTCTTGGGCGAGGACGCGCCACAAACCGTCCTCGACGCGGCCGCGGCCGCCTTTACGCGAACCGGCGGGGATATCAAGACCGTGCTGCGAACGATCCTTGCCCAGGACAACGTGGTGAGGTCTGCGCCGCGCTATAAACGGCCGTACCACCTCTTCATCAATGGTTTGAGGTCCAGCAAGGCAGCCCTGACAGGCGATATGTGGACGTTCCGGGTCGGCCACCTGGAACGGGCGGGCCACGCCCCCTTCCAGTGGGAGACGCCCGATGGCTACCCAGACCGCTTTGAGTTCTGGTCGGACGCGGCCCTGCCGAGGATCAACTTCGCCCTGAACCTTGCGAACAACCGCATCTGGGGCATGACGTGCGACATTCCGGCCATGATCGGCGCCGATCGAGACCCGGACAGGGTCCGCGACATTTTGAACTTCGCCTACTTCGGCGGGGAGATGTCGACCGTGGACCGCGACGCTCTCGAGCAGTTCCTGCGAGGCGGGCTGCTCACAGACGAACGGCTTCGAGGCGCCGCCGCGCTCTGCATGGCGAGCCCGAGTTTCCAGTGGTACTAA
- a CDS encoding DUF1501 domain-containing protein: protein MSQGCQDYHLTRRQVIGGATAATVASMLGVSWLPQVAYAQSGPTRDVIISVFLRGGVDGLSMIVPYADPNYYVLRPNIGVPRPDANTNRKAVDLDSFFGLHPALGVLLPAYMASDLLFIHAIGAANWSRSHFDAQRWMEVGSPNDFTSMTGWLGRHLATTAPVKSSSPLRGVSLTYGLQRTMNGAPKTLPIRDPGNFDFGGNFSNEAEMSLWVGRQYNRVNDATTAAVTNTRSTIAMLDRINFSGYRPAGGAVYNSDGFANSLKATAALLKADAGVEAVHIDLDGFDTHSEQGVVNGYYDQLMRVLGNGLSAFYTDMKASNKMRWTLVVLSEFGRTARENGARGTDHGTGNCMMVLGGGVNGKRVLRQWPGLRRDQLYQNVDLAATIDYRDVLAEILYKRAANRTLSTVFPGYTPQFRNVVKAAA, encoded by the coding sequence TTGAGCCAAGGCTGTCAAGACTATCACCTCACCCGCCGCCAGGTTATTGGCGGCGCGACGGCCGCGACCGTCGCCTCGATGCTCGGCGTCTCCTGGCTGCCCCAGGTCGCCTATGCCCAAAGTGGCCCGACCCGTGACGTGATCATCTCCGTCTTCCTGCGCGGCGGGGTGGACGGGCTGTCGATGATCGTGCCGTACGCCGACCCGAACTACTATGTCCTGCGCCCGAACATCGGCGTGCCGCGGCCCGACGCGAACACGAACCGCAAGGCGGTGGACTTGGACTCCTTCTTTGGGCTGCACCCTGCCCTCGGTGTCCTGCTGCCCGCCTATATGGCGAGCGACCTTCTCTTCATCCACGCGATCGGCGCGGCCAACTGGAGCCGGTCCCACTTCGACGCGCAACGCTGGATGGAGGTCGGGTCGCCAAACGACTTCACGTCCATGACAGGATGGTTGGGGCGGCACCTCGCCACGACCGCGCCCGTGAAGAGCAGTTCGCCTTTGCGGGGTGTGAGCCTGACCTACGGGCTCCAGCGGACGATGAACGGGGCGCCGAAGACGCTTCCCATCCGCGACCCAGGAAACTTCGACTTCGGCGGTAATTTCAGCAACGAGGCGGAGATGAGCCTCTGGGTCGGGCGGCAGTACAACCGCGTCAACGACGCGACGACGGCCGCGGTGACGAACACGCGGAGCACGATCGCCATGCTGGACCGCATCAATTTCAGCGGGTACCGCCCGGCTGGCGGCGCGGTCTATAACTCGGACGGGTTCGCGAACTCGCTGAAGGCCACCGCGGCCTTGCTGAAGGCTGATGCAGGCGTGGAGGCGGTCCACATCGACCTTGATGGCTTCGACACCCACTCCGAACAAGGCGTGGTGAACGGCTACTACGACCAGCTGATGCGGGTCCTCGGGAACGGTTTGTCCGCGTTCTACACGGACATGAAGGCGAGCAACAAGATGCGGTGGACGCTCGTGGTGCTCAGCGAGTTCGGGCGGACCGCACGGGAGAACGGCGCGCGCGGCACCGACCACGGCACCGGAAACTGCATGATGGTGCTCGGCGGCGGCGTGAACGGGAAGCGCGTCCTGCGGCAATGGCCCGGCCTTCGGCGCGACCAGCTCTACCAGAACGTGGACCTGGCGGCGACGATCGACTATCGCGACGTGCTCGCGGAGATCCTTTATAAACGGGCCGCGAACCGCACCCTTTCGACCGTGTTCCCGGGCTACACGCCCCAGTTCCGCAACGTCGTGAAAGCTGCTGCCTGA
- the ispG gene encoding (E)-4-hydroxy-3-methylbut-2-enyl-diphosphate synthase — protein MAVFEKTYPRRLTKPCRIGSVSMGSGHPVVVQSMITEETRNVEACVEQIIALHQAGSEIVRVTTPTVAEAQCLEEIKAKVRESYKEVPMTADVHHQGTEIAVLAAKYVDEIRVNPGLFVFKRHGSRAKEKAPSSFLPDDSAGENEEGVGGGDSGSPFPTPPSVSKGTNHPSKTEGGASGVDLRGRDEEEIDRLRADLAYTREEWAEELAEIEESFVPVIEACQRYDRAMRVGVNHGSLAERLLVTYGDTPEGMVESALEYLRICVRHGFENVNVSAKASRVPIKVAVNRLMARRMDEEGLNFPLHLGVTEAGDGQYARVKSTAGIATLLMEGIGDTIRVSLAEDPVNEIPVCYEILQALGLRKTRVEYIACPSCGRTKFNLPIVLNQVRDATKHLVGLDIAVMGCIVNGPGEMADADYGYVGAAGGKITLYRKREPVKHGIPQERGVEELVNLLKEDGVWVDPPEDSQLKVPIRVLS, from the coding sequence GTGGCCGTGTTCGAGAAGACTTACCCCCGCAGACTGACGAAGCCGTGCCGGATCGGGTCCGTATCCATGGGCAGCGGACATCCAGTGGTCGTCCAGTCGATGATAACGGAGGAGACGCGAAACGTAGAGGCTTGCGTCGAGCAGATCATCGCCCTACACCAGGCGGGCTCCGAGATCGTCCGCGTGACCACGCCCACCGTTGCCGAGGCGCAGTGCCTGGAAGAAATCAAGGCCAAGGTGCGCGAAAGTTACAAGGAGGTCCCGATGACCGCAGACGTGCACCACCAGGGCACCGAGATCGCCGTCCTCGCGGCTAAGTACGTCGACGAGATCCGCGTGAACCCCGGGCTTTTCGTCTTCAAGCGGCACGGCAGCCGGGCGAAGGAGAAAGCCCCCTCCTCGTTTTTGCCCGATGATAGTGCGGGCGAAAATGAGGAGGGGGTTGGGGGTGGAGACTCCGGATCTCCCTTCCCAACCCCTCCCTCAGTTTCGAAGGGCACGAACCATCCCTCCAAAACCGAGGGAGGGGCTTCCGGAGTCGATTTGCGGGGCCGCGACGAGGAGGAGATCGACCGCCTGCGAGCCGACCTGGCCTACACGCGCGAGGAGTGGGCGGAGGAATTGGCGGAGATCGAGGAGAGCTTCGTGCCGGTCATCGAGGCGTGCCAGCGCTACGACCGCGCGATGCGGGTCGGCGTCAACCACGGCTCCCTTGCCGAACGCCTGCTCGTCACCTATGGTGACACCCCCGAGGGGATGGTCGAGAGCGCGCTCGAGTACCTTCGCATCTGCGTCCGGCACGGGTTCGAGAACGTGAACGTCAGCGCCAAGGCGAGTCGGGTGCCGATCAAGGTCGCGGTGAACCGCCTGATGGCCCGACGAATGGACGAAGAAGGACTGAACTTTCCGTTGCACCTTGGCGTGACCGAGGCGGGAGACGGCCAGTACGCCCGCGTCAAGTCCACCGCCGGCATCGCGACCCTTCTCATGGAGGGGATCGGCGACACCATCCGCGTGAGCCTCGCCGAAGACCCGGTGAACGAGATCCCGGTCTGCTACGAGATTCTCCAGGCCCTGGGCCTGCGCAAGACCCGGGTGGAGTACATCGCCTGCCCTAGTTGCGGCCGCACGAAGTTCAACCTTCCGATCGTGCTGAACCAGGTTCGCGACGCGACCAAGCACTTGGTCGGGCTTGACATCGCGGTGATGGGCTGCATCGTGAACGGCCCGGGCGAGATGGCGGATGCGGACTACGGATACGTCGGTGCGGCCGGCGGGAAGATCACGCTCTACCGCAAGCGCGAGCCGGTCAAGCACGGCATCCCGCAGGAACGCGGCGTGGAGGAACTCGTGAACCTCCTCAAGGAGGACGGCGTGTGGGTGGATCCCCCGGAGGACTCGCAACTCAAGGTGCCGATCAGAGTCCTCTCCTGA
- a CDS encoding glycosyltransferase family 4 protein — MAAGQDRRRPALRVLQFCSARRAVYGAVASMMNLSGELRLQGQDVVFGTFQGRGLETATLESGFETVSFKIRTKVDPLAVLQIASFLRRSSVDLVHTHLSTSTVNGSLAARLAKKPSVATVHGLSGKLSYLASTHLIAVSESVRDHMIQQGIDGSRVSIVPNGIPLPRIEPEWRGATRRALGIGENSLVFGTVARLTPLKGVQHALRAFRRVLDERPDIHFVIAGDGELEQNLRTLAKELEIEHQTHFLGYRNDVFPILAGMDLFVFPTLREAMGISLIEAMAVGLPTVASRTGGVPEVVTPETGVLVPPADPVSLADAILELLLNRTRMLAMSQAALDRAASEYSVQRMTTRTIDVYRAVLSTYRQAR, encoded by the coding sequence TTGGCGGCAGGCCAAGATCGACGCCGCCCCGCGCTGAGAGTCCTGCAGTTCTGCTCCGCGCGGCGGGCCGTTTATGGCGCCGTCGCCAGCATGATGAACCTGTCCGGAGAACTCCGCTTGCAGGGTCAAGACGTCGTCTTTGGCACCTTCCAAGGGCGTGGGCTCGAAACGGCGACGCTGGAGAGCGGTTTCGAAACGGTCTCGTTCAAAATCCGCACGAAGGTCGACCCCCTGGCGGTGCTGCAGATCGCGAGCTTCTTGCGCCGTTCTTCGGTGGACCTCGTCCACACCCACCTGTCGACTTCCACTGTGAACGGGTCGCTGGCCGCGAGGCTGGCGAAGAAGCCGTCCGTTGCGACCGTCCACGGCCTCAGCGGCAAGCTCTCTTACCTCGCCTCGACCCACTTGATCGCGGTCTCGGAGTCGGTCCGCGACCACATGATCCAGCAAGGGATCGACGGTTCGCGCGTTTCGATCGTGCCGAACGGCATCCCCCTTCCCCGCATCGAGCCGGAATGGCGCGGCGCCACGCGGCGGGCACTGGGCATCGGGGAGAACAGTCTCGTCTTTGGGACGGTCGCGCGGCTGACGCCGCTCAAGGGGGTCCAGCACGCCCTTCGCGCTTTCCGGCGCGTGCTGGACGAGCGACCTGACATCCATTTCGTGATCGCGGGCGACGGGGAGCTGGAGCAAAACCTGCGGACTCTGGCAAAGGAGCTCGAGATCGAGCACCAGACCCACTTCCTGGGCTACCGGAACGACGTTTTCCCGATCCTCGCAGGTATGGACCTCTTCGTTTTTCCGACCCTGCGCGAGGCCATGGGCATCTCGCTTATCGAAGCGATGGCGGTGGGACTGCCCACGGTCGCCTCGAGGACCGGGGGCGTGCCAGAGGTGGTCACGCCCGAGACCGGCGTCCTCGTCCCGCCGGCTGACCCGGTCTCGCTGGCCGACGCCATCCTGGAACTGCTCTTGAACCGCACGCGGATGCTGGCAATGAGCCAGGCCGCGCTGGATCGCGCCGCTTCGGAGTACTCGGTCCAGCGAATGACGACGCGCACGATCGACGTCTACCGGGCCGTCCTCTCGACCTATCGCCAGGCCCGTTAG
- a CDS encoding polysaccharide deacetylase family protein: MSQTPRIPILMYHKVALRPERTHVPGHYVAPRKFEAQVKTLRRLGLSSVSVAGLVRALSTGASLGKYICLTFDDGYQDFLDHAAPILERHGMRGTIFAVAGLLGKTNEWDAQLGDSPEPLLDGPSLSNLAKAGHEVGSHSMTHARLTELDPAALNHEVSEAKARLEAVLGQKADIFCYPYGANDETVRGAVANAGYTAACSVDKGWNHPWTDPYRLKRINVRSDTSSAILIWKLWRQAKIDAAPR; the protein is encoded by the coding sequence ATGAGCCAAACCCCGAGGATCCCGATCCTCATGTACCACAAGGTCGCCCTGCGCCCAGAGCGGACTCACGTGCCGGGCCACTACGTCGCGCCCCGAAAGTTCGAGGCGCAGGTCAAGACCCTGCGGCGGCTGGGCCTTTCCAGCGTGAGCGTGGCTGGTCTCGTGCGAGCCCTTTCGACGGGCGCGAGCCTTGGCAAGTATATTTGCCTGACTTTCGATGACGGCTACCAGGATTTTCTTGACCACGCAGCGCCGATCCTCGAGCGACATGGCATGCGGGGCACCATTTTCGCCGTCGCGGGCCTGCTCGGGAAGACCAACGAATGGGACGCGCAGCTCGGCGACTCGCCCGAGCCCTTGCTCGATGGCCCTAGCCTTTCGAACCTGGCAAAGGCTGGCCATGAGGTGGGCTCCCACTCGATGACCCATGCCCGCCTGACCGAGTTAGATCCCGCGGCCTTGAACCACGAAGTCAGCGAAGCCAAAGCCCGGCTTGAGGCCGTCCTTGGTCAGAAGGCCGACATTTTCTGCTATCCCTATGGGGCCAACGATGAGACGGTCCGTGGGGCGGTTGCGAATGCGGGGTACACGGCAGCTTGTAGCGTTGACAAAGGCTGGAACCACCCTTGGACGGACCCGTACCGACTGAAACGAATCAACGTTCGGAGCGACACTTCGAGCGCGATTTTGATCTGGAAGCTTTGGCGGCAGGCCAAGATCGACGCCGCCCCGCGCTGA
- a CDS encoding carbohydrate-binding family 9-like protein codes for MPFPHPRGYVCPMCPEPPTFGLGLEDGAWADAPWSEDFLDIEGPEKSKPRYRTRVKMLWDDAYFYVGAELEEPHLWATFTEHDSVIFQDNDFEVFIDPDGDNHQYYEYEINALGTDWDLRLVKPYRDGGPALNPWEIPGLKKRVTLHGTLNDPRDTDEGWTVELAFPWEVLAEYAGRPAPPVVGDQWRVNFSRVQWQLAETEHGYEKIPGIPEDNWVWSPQWAVDMHRPELWGYVQFERGHKPFRNDEDWGVKCELMELYYEQKRFHKLHRTWAEITELTNTMNGSVRLAVDGAGFRASLIGKHGVYTVGQDSRLAFRRH; via the coding sequence GTGCCCTTTCCCCATCCGCGCGGCTATGTTTGTCCTATGTGCCCGGAGCCGCCGACCTTCGGCCTGGGACTCGAGGATGGGGCTTGGGCGGATGCGCCGTGGAGCGAAGACTTTCTCGACATCGAAGGGCCAGAAAAGTCCAAACCTCGCTACAGAACACGGGTAAAGATGCTTTGGGACGACGCATACTTCTACGTCGGGGCCGAGTTGGAAGAACCACACTTGTGGGCTACGTTTACGGAACATGACTCCGTAATCTTTCAAGACAATGACTTTGAGGTCTTCATTGATCCGGACGGTGACAACCACCAATACTATGAGTATGAGATTAATGCTTTAGGGACGGATTGGGACTTGAGGTTGGTCAAGCCGTACCGGGACGGGGGGCCGGCCTTGAACCCATGGGAGATCCCCGGCCTGAAAAAACGAGTCACCCTGCACGGCACCTTGAACGACCCGCGTGACACTGACGAGGGTTGGACGGTGGAGCTCGCCTTTCCGTGGGAAGTTCTGGCCGAATATGCGGGGCGTCCGGCGCCGCCCGTGGTGGGGGACCAGTGGCGGGTGAACTTCTCGCGGGTGCAGTGGCAACTGGCCGAGACGGAGCACGGCTATGAGAAAATCCCGGGCATCCCCGAGGACAACTGGGTCTGGTCACCGCAATGGGCGGTAGATATGCACCGGCCGGAACTCTGGGGATATGTCCAGTTCGAAAGAGGCCATAAGCCATTTAGAAATGATGAAGACTGGGGCGTAAAGTGCGAGCTTATGGAACTCTATTATGAGCAAAAGAGGTTCCACAAGCTGCACCGCACTTGGGCTGAAATCACCGAATTAACGAATACGATGAATGGGTCTGTTCGCCTAGCGGTGGACGGCGCAGGGTTTCGGGCGTCGTTAATAGGGAAGCATGGGGTCTATACGGTGGGCCAAGATTCGCGGCTTGCCTTCCGGCGACACTAG
- a CDS encoding L,D-transpeptidase family protein, translating into MVKAIWIVVGVVPTWAYGDDQPALDAVTFYGRPGNLYVSLRPAAKALGLDVSWYDDTQEVGLGETRFSKKDFVTLFDGTKLLSFQQLKRLGVNVEFDATTNTAKAVLKDKSFVARPGEKRVEVSIREQKLKAWQGETLVMETNISSGRRGNATPQGKFNAGPYRSRMHYSRLYDNAPMPYSVQINGHVFIHGYSSVPRYPASHGCIRMPLYGRNAARYFYEWVDAGTPVAVQPKFSDYTAKKTEATD; encoded by the coding sequence GTGGTGAAGGCAATTTGGATAGTCGTCGGCGTGGTGCCGACCTGGGCTTATGGAGACGATCAACCGGCCCTAGACGCGGTCACGTTCTACGGTCGTCCGGGCAACCTCTACGTGAGCCTGCGGCCGGCGGCGAAGGCGCTCGGCCTCGACGTCTCGTGGTACGACGACACCCAAGAAGTCGGCCTGGGCGAAACGCGCTTTTCGAAGAAGGACTTTGTCACCCTTTTCGACGGGACAAAGCTTCTGAGCTTCCAGCAACTAAAGCGGCTTGGTGTAAACGTTGAGTTCGACGCGACGACCAACACGGCGAAGGCGGTCCTGAAAGACAAGTCTTTTGTGGCCCGTCCCGGCGAAAAGCGGGTCGAAGTGAGCATCCGTGAGCAGAAGCTAAAGGCTTGGCAGGGCGAGACGCTGGTGATGGAGACCAACATCAGCAGCGGCCGGCGAGGAAACGCTACGCCGCAAGGGAAGTTTAACGCTGGGCCGTACCGCTCCCGCATGCACTATTCACGGCTTTACGACAACGCCCCGATGCCCTATTCGGTGCAGATCAACGGGCACGTCTTCATCCACGGATATTCGAGCGTGCCTCGCTACCCGGCCTCTCACGGCTGCATCCGCATGCCCCTCTATGGGCGCAACGCGGCAAGGTACTTCTACGAATGGGTGGACGCCGGAACGCCAGTGGCCGTGCAACCGAAATTCAGCGATTACACGGCGAAGAAGACCGAAGCGACGGACTAG
- a CDS encoding GNAT family N-acetyltransferase yields the protein MPHRTDESFIVRPMALADVSGVVALQKACFPPPFPQDYHWLEGHIRAHLTVFPEGQFVAERAGLVIGSASNLIVSEEGWESHADWMETTGGTEFQNHDPQGSTLYGADISVHPETRGQGVGRALYQARFNLVKANGLRRFGTACRIPDWREWSVANRDTLKQAYCLAVVRGDARDRTLTPLLRMGMAYRGVIEDYMDDDESGNAAALLEWNP from the coding sequence GTGCCTCACCGCACCGACGAAAGCTTCATCGTTCGACCGATGGCGCTCGCCGACGTCTCCGGAGTCGTGGCCCTGCAGAAAGCCTGCTTCCCCCCTCCCTTCCCGCAGGACTATCACTGGCTTGAGGGGCACATCCGCGCCCACCTCACGGTCTTTCCCGAGGGGCAGTTCGTCGCGGAGCGCGCAGGGCTGGTCATCGGAAGCGCCAGCAACCTCATCGTCTCCGAGGAGGGGTGGGAATCCCACGCGGACTGGATGGAGACCACGGGCGGGACCGAGTTCCAAAACCACGATCCGCAAGGCTCGACGCTCTACGGCGCGGACATCAGCGTCCATCCCGAAACCCGGGGCCAGGGGGTCGGCCGCGCCCTTTACCAAGCCCGCTTTAACCTCGTAAAGGCGAACGGCCTCAGGCGCTTTGGAACGGCGTGCCGCATCCCGGATTGGCGCGAATGGTCGGTGGCGAACCGCGATACTCTGAAGCAGGCTTATTGCCTGGCCGTGGTCCGCGGCGACGCCCGCGACCGGACGCTCACCCCTCTGCTGCGTATGGGCATGGCCTATCGCGGCGTGATCGAGGACTACATGGACGACGACGAATCGGGCAACGCCGCCGCGCTTCTGGAGTGGAACCCGTGA